The genomic DNA CTCTGCTCAGCTCCTCGTCCAATCAAACTGCAGAAAGTTATCTGATCTGACACACCTCTGATGCCTTTAGCACAAGAcatcagagaaagagagatagagagatagatagatagagagatagagagatagagagatagagagatagagagatagagatagagagagatagatagatagatagatagatagatagatagagagatagagagatagagagatagagagagatagagagggtgGGGATGGGGAGGGGCAAATAATCAAGCAAAGGCTTCGAAGATGTGGGTAGGGAGGATGCTTGCGCGTAGTAAAAACAACGGCAGCAGACTCCGAACCCccagaaaaaggagaagacacAGCAGGCAGGGATTTCCACAACTTCCACTGCAGAGGTATGTAGTGAGATGGGCCAAGCCGGAGCAGGGGAGGAGGGAAGCGGAAGGCCAGATTTTAGGTCAGGACTCCGCTTCATCTGGTGTACCTGGAGCCTGATCTGCCTTAGCCGCATCTACCATTGAAGACTCCTTGCTGAGGGCTCGCAGCACGGCGCAGTGGAACTCCTTATGCGGGGAGTCTGGAGCTGAAAGAACCTCGTCTGTGCTGGAAAAAACATCGTCCACAACAGTCTCCGCAGAGCCTGCTCCAACCTGGACTGGCTCAGCCCCGCTGGAGAGGCGGCAGGAAGAGGAGTCCTGCTCAGAGGCCGGTGTAGCCGGCGTGGCAGTTGGGGCAGGTGGGGCTTTCAAGAAGGTGGGTGAATGCAGAGGTGTGGAGTCTTGATCCCCCAGTAGCATTTCAGGCTCAGAACAAGGTACGCTGGAGGCCGATCCCTCCTTACTATCATCTCGGCCCTGCACTGTGaatttgtgtatgtgcgtgcgtgcgtgcgtgtgtggaGAGATAACGTCACAGTTCGGCCAGTCTGAAGTTCATTAGATGTTTGCATGACTCTGCAGGAAGATCTTTTCCTTTAATACAATTATCTATTTAAAAGTTGCCTAATTCTAAACAGCTCAGGTCTTCTCTGACATTACCGTTTCTCTCTGAGTAATTTTGTTTCTTGAGAGAGGTCAGGGAAGAGTGATTACAGAAGGAGAGAGCTGTAAATTACACAGCACAATTGCCTCTCGTATATGCAAAGCAATTGTATCCTGAGtaggattaaaacattttagtgaTTAAACTCATCTCCATCGTCAAGTTCAGTTTAGAGAAATGTTGTTACAAAGAGGCAGAAAGGGTGTgataagaatatatatatttttacattataatGAGATTCAGCTCATCTTTTATTCTCCAGTCGTCATCTTTACCTTCAGGgcctttctgtttctgctccacCTCCTTGCGGTATGCCTCCAGCTCCTGGTCGGTGAGTTTGGTGAAGGGGTTGGGACCCTGCTTGCTGACGATAACCTTGGGCTGGTACTCCTTTTCGATGATGGCCTTGGATGCGGTCACCAGCTCCCCCTTcgggacacacagagagaaagcagagagagcagTGAGACATCACGGGGAGACGGGAGACGAGTTACTGCAAGTTACACATGGAagcatttgacattttgaaaaactaGCTGCAGTGTCAGAAAGTCTCGTAGTTTAAAAAGTTTTGAGTGTACACACAGAACTATTATGCAGCAAGTATCAGCCATAGATGAACAAATGTATATCTCCAGAGCACAATTAAAGCTAACAGGCAGTCTCAGAATTCAGGAAGCACACGTATGAATGTAAAACAACTTTAATCATATCAGGAAACAGCGGCATTGTGCTTTTTCATTCCGTACACTAACACTGATACATAAAAGCCAAGCACTGACACATGTGAGAAAGCCAACAGTACATCACCAGGCACACAAGAAGTAGTTAAGGTGAAGCAAAAGCTTGAAGTAAACATTAACAGCAGTAGTGTTCTTTCACTTACTAACTTTTCTCACTCTTTcaaggacttttatttttattttatttttttttaattctgcacAATACACGCAGCAAACACCACCATCACTCGATCTAACACCTTCTCGCTTTACTGCCCACTTCAACTTGAAACGAGATGTTTTTGAAATATTAGTGAAAATCACCAAAACTCATGATATCAAACTTTCACCTCAAGGATCCTAGTCAGTGCAAAACCTCCGACAGTAATTAAGCTGTATCCAAAGTTCTCAGGCTTTagagtttaaaaacacatagaAGAGATAACTATATGTCACATAGCTTATTAAACTAACATATAACCTAATTCTAGCACTATCTATACAGGCCCGGGCATGGTGCCTATCTGCAGGCTCAGAGGAATGACTGGAGGATGATGTGAAAGTACAGGTGAATAGTAATTGTGATTGGAGCAGTAAGTACCTTTCTAAATGATTTAGCAGGACTATAGGACCCCTCGGACACATCGAGGCCATCAATAGTGTCTGTACAGTCAGACAGAGGGGCGTCCTGCAATAGTAAACCCAGTGAAGGGGGGAAGGGGGCACAACCCAGCTCTTAAAACACCAGCACATTCAAATCGACAGTCTGTCAGGCAGGCATGAGTGCGTTCATTCAGGGACATACCACCTTTCACACGCACAAAGGTGGAAAGAGTACTACAATATCTCCCAAGTATGTAATACTCAAGCAGACGTGAGATTGTCTTTTAGAAAAGACGCTCAAAGAATAAGTCCttgttataaaaacacacaactacACGTCaatctgtatttctgtctgtagtagcatttttttcttcattaaaaagcAGCGTGAGAGCTTGTTAATTAGGGTTAATTGTGTTACTTTCCACCTCTGCATACACGCATACcatagagagacacacaaacattggTAATGCATGCAAAGAGACATGGATCTGGAAAGAGATGTGGGGCTGTGAAAAGCATTGCGGTGACGCAACAAACAGCCGAGATCATGCACTGTAGAGACAAACTGTCCACACAGGGGGGTGCTATACAGCATGTAGTCCATACAGTCGGAGtcttaacaaaataaaagcacaacaaGGGCTGCTTTGGTCCTACTACAAACATGCTGGAACAAGTTTTAGATAACCCTAAAACTTGGTTTAAGCTTTGGAATAATTAGaagctctgttttcatttgctgATGTTATGCTGCTCAAAGTGTTTGAGTTAGACTGAGCTAAGTAAAAGGGAGGGGAAACCATGCTAACTCAACtcacaacattttattttgcattttttaggATAGAGtgcatgcacagaaataaaatataatattagaCTATAGTGGGGATTTTGTTAGACTTTGCAAGAGACCAAAATGACTGAGACGGATAAAAGCCTCAGCTCTCGAAAAGAGACggcaaagttaaaaaaaagaaaaaagaaaagaaagtaatggggggaaaaacaacaacaatgtatGAATATGGACACAACCTGAGCTGGCAGGTTTGGAGAGCAGAGTGAGGTTTCCTCTCACAAACACTACTCACCTGCCAGATTGTCAATCTCTGTGGTCAAAGAATAATGTGACAGTTACAAAGTCACCCCATCGCTCTTGGACACAACATGGAGGACATGTTTTGCTCTCCGTTATTATTATTGGTGAAGTTATTCCTGATGTCAGATCAGATTATACTGAATGGGTTTTGATTGCAGCCAATTTCTTTCATTATAAGCTTTGTGTCCAGGACAACTTCACGCATAATATTTGCAGCATTTTGGTTTAAGGGGTGAATCCAGACCTGGACAGAATATATTgagattttctttaattaaatgcatttaaactaaacaaaaagagGCCAAACAGCACAAAATCTCAAGTGTTTCATCAGGATGAGAAACATATTCATCCATATTCTCCAGGTCAGGACTGCAGTGGCAGCGAGGGTTTTTATATATTCACAGACTGACCTGGTTAAAGGAACGTTCCACCACGGTGCTGGCACACAGAACCTGAGACTGGGGCCCTGCTGTCTTTATGTCCTGCAGGTTCTGCTCCCGGATCTACAAACGACAACATTTGAAGTCATGAAATAATGAGAAACATGCAGTGCATCAGgagcaaaagtaaaaaagcagcaaaaaagagaaaagtgtgaTACCTTATTCCTCATTTCCAGGACGTCTTTTGGGTTGGTGTTCATTGGGATGAACTGATTGGCTACAGCAGCCTGGCGGAGTCCGTCTTCTTTTGACCACTGTAAACACCACAAGAAGTGTTAAAAAACCCCAACTAAAACCAGATACACTGAATGACCCAAGCACAAAAATAGATTTAGACAAAATACTATGCAGGCTTCACAATACAAAAACCATGCTgaactgaaaaagacaaagttgGATGGCTGTAAAAAGgttttaatgttaaaaagtGAACCAATGATGATGAGGaacatacatgtttatttatcaatttattatttattatatttatttatagttttatcaACTTAGCTGGGGACTGTTCTATATCAGTGACTATCTTTCCTGTTTGATGCTTACTTATCAACCTATGATATTAGATTTATTTTCCCAGTTATGTGGGACGATATCATCTGATTCAGTCTAAATAATCTAAAATGGAGAGAACTCGTATTTGTGTGATTTCTACTGAAAATGGTTGCATAGAGCTAAAATGTCATACAAATTAAGGCATTTGCTCACTGGGggacagaagtttaaaaaataatttaaattagtTTATTCATCCATAAGAGTCAATGTTAAAACAATAGAAACTCCCAGATGAACCTGTACAAGGCTACTGGAAGTGAGAAGTAAAATCACAGGTtgtgaaagacaagagaaacagatgtgtgtttttacgTGCCGTCTGGCATCTCTTGATATCTTAGTTGTACAGAGGAGCTGCAAAATGTTCCATGAACATATTGGGTATGAGAAGGAGTTACGGCTCATCTTTCTTAAGCTGCTGAGAATTAAAGATTCTATGACAGGTTTTTGGAGcccacacagagaggaaacactgactttaaaaacattcagtcagttAAATGCACGCTTCTGCTTAATACTTCAGGATCAGTATTGGCATCAGAAACTGATGAAGACTGTACGCATGACGACATTTTATGGCGCAAGACCCAACGACTAAAGCCTAACGGTGTATCTGTACTAGTGAAATCcatttgtcatcatcattgATATACTATTAGAatcaaaaagaaacagaaaggagGCACACTGAAGCTCAACGGAAAACATcacagaatgagaaaaaaaaggtagggGTGGGGGTAAGGGAAGGAGAAGTAAGGGCTGGGTGGTGGCAAGAGGTGAGGGGAGAGTGAGGCATGGCTGGGTGGGTGGGTGACTGAGATGATGAGTCTGGCTTACGAAGCGAGAGTGGCAGTGAGGGGTGAGCTGgcatcaccaaagtcatttCCCAGGCTGATACACAACAACAAGGACGACAGAGATAAGAGAGAAACACACCCGAGGACACTCGCCCACGTTGGGACAAAACAAAGCCATTGTCACAACGCTACAGACTAACACAAAGAGTGTATCTTTCCTGCAGAGGATGGAAGCTTTTATTGtctatgtgaaaaaaataaataccccCGCCCCCCCATTTAATTTACAGTGTTTATAAACCTGGTAATGCTCAGCATgattgaaggaaaaaaaagtctgtacCCATTTCTTGCACCAAACTGAAAGAGCAGCGGGTGAATATACAAATCAAATCTTCAGCTTTcatgcaaaacattttgtttgaccGTTTTAAACTAGGCATGTAATTCACAGTGGAAAGCGTAAGCTCATGACTTCATTCCTGCGTTCACTTTAAGCCTGGCTGCTTAGCTGCCAAACCTGGGGGTGGGCTAGATGAGGAAGGGAGGGTTTTCTGGATGGAAGTAGGCGGGTTGGGTTGATCGAGTATGAGATGAACATGTAAACGCGATATACTCACTGAGAAAGAGtctcacaacacaacatttccTACTTTCCCAACAGGAGATAATTGATTTAAAAGTCAGGTCAAATaccatggcttttttttttccccctttttttttctccccccaaaCAAATCCACTCATGCAGGCCTTGAGCTGTTCAAATCCATTTTCAGAATAAACTGAAAccagaaacttaaaaaaaaaaaaaagaaaaagaaaaaaagaatattataggagaggaaacaaacacacaactggGAGCAGTTGAATTAGAAAAGCAGGCCGCATAACTTGTTTGCCAAGAAAATGTTGCTTTCTTGTATTACGTATCTGGCATTCTTCTGGATTCTCTGTCAGAGACATGCCACCTCCCTCCGTTATGCAGGCAATGTACATCTTGTATAAATACACCTTGTGAGCAGGCCCCAAAGCAAACGCTCGAGAGCTTTTGGTTGATATAGCCTCAGATCTCACTgtactttctttattttcctccacTGAATCATGTTTGAGCAACTGAGCTAACTTCACTATGCAAAGACAGAACTCAAGGAGTGTGTATTACAGGGCGGTGATCGATGGTGTGGTTGGCAGCAACGTCACCGTGTTCTGCCACATACACCTGGCCCACTCGAGGACTCATGCCACACCCCTGCTGCTCGCTCCTCTGGgaaaaacatcaacaccaaCAATGCATTTCACTACTACACATGCAGTGGGGCATGCTGTGGGCAGCTGGCCCGGCATCATGAAGCATTAGGAGAccacaagaggaaaaaaagagcaaaagagggTCAACAAATAATCACAGCTGTGTTAAAGTATTTAACAGAGCAGAGTCAACTGCATTTAAAAAGGTGGGTTAATAGGACATCTGAAATTACAATGAAAGTGAGCCTAAAAAAGTCACACAAGTAGAGAGAAGCAGAATTCCACTGACTTATGAAGGCTCAATAAACAATAATCTGAGCTTTGTACTATGCTTTTACTCCTCACTGTCTCCAGAACCTCAGGATGCCGACCACCTACCCGTTTCCACCAACAAGGTAGCTGTAAAATCTATACTATGAACAATAAGGTAGGCACAGACCAAGCAGTTGGTTATACAGCTTGGCACGCAGACACCAGACGAGAGAGACTGCAGCAAGGGTTTGACGTGATCGTGTGTTATGTTCGTCCACACCTTAGGCTTCGACTTGGGGCTGCTGCCGTCGGGCCCGTCCTCGCAGGGCTCGCTGGCATTGACCCAGCGGGTCTTGTCGCGCTGGCCGCGCTGGAAGCTGTGTTTCAGTGGGGAGCGAGCGCCTGAGTCACTGTCCTCGCCGTATGAGTAACCACCATGGGCAGAGGAAGCGATCTCCGCGTCACTGTACTTTTTAGCTTTGTCTCGCAATGCCGGGCAGCGGTAAGGGTAGCCCGTCCTGTAACCCTGGGAAacgacaacaaaaacaacaacatgggTTAGCAAATGGTTAATACAGTAGCTATCCATCAATGTTTAAAGTCAGACTATATAACTTTgacttattttgaaagagaaaCATATTCGTCTGATCCttacaaacaaaaactgtcatatataagaaataaaacacactcaaTTCAATACACTCAAGGGTTTTACTGTTACATCCTTACGTGGTCTGTTCTAGCTGATGATGTGCAGCTTTTGTAACTTATGGTGGCTAATGTCAGTAAAGATTACTGTGAAACTGACATTTCTTCATGAGGTTCACCACTTACCATTGTCATGTAATTgtcatgaaaggaaaaaaaatgagtcaGAAGAATAAAACTGTGCTCATAAGTCAAATGTGACACAAGAATTCTGCACAACACTAACAAGAGGGTAAAGTTAGAGGTAGATCTTTGTTCTTGTTAAGTAAATTCTGGAGTTTGGAATAATTTATGCTTTTTCCATCAGTTGTGTATGCTCCCCCTCCCCTGAAAAGCTTTAAGTCGTCCCCGTTTCTTTGTTCTTACCAAGTTGTCGAGCATTCTCATGAGAGCCTCAAACTCCTGCTCCCCGACTTGCCACTTGGGATGTGCAGAGGACCCGTCGCCCGCTGGCTCCGGGACTCGTGGCCGTGCTTTGTATTTCCCCGGATCCAGCATCACCAGATTATCTGGTCCTCCAGCGCTGGCCAGTGTTCGCACCTGAAAGAAAttgggggtgagggggggggtaAAGACAGACAAACCACACACAGGATCCAgaatacagaaagaaaataaaatgtagacatgaggacacacaaacacagacaaatacagacatCAACATGAAGGTAAATTAACGTATATAAAGATGTGGAGAGACAAGGGACAAAGACCATTGTTATgaaaaaatgcagacaaacataTGGTGCCAAATATAACCCAAATGAAAATACATGGTTCTATACAGCCTTCCACAATGTAAGCGAAAGTGATAATCCTCAAGATTATTTGACTTGAATAAAGTTCAGTGTGCATCCTACCTGAATCTCACAGGCGGTGACCAGATTGTGGATGTAATAGAAAGCTTCCTCCACTGTTTCGCCTACAGACACCAAGCCGTGGTTTCTCAGGATGAGCACCTGGGACCAAAGAAAAGGATAATCACATACAGTGCTGTTGGTTTAATTAAAACAAGCATGTTTGcatttcttcatgtgttttaaaagttaGCAGGTTTTATAGTGAAACTCTGTTATTACCTTGCTGTTTGGCCCAAGGTTCCTCTGTATGagaacactttcttcctcatCCACTAGTATGCCATAGTAGTCGTGATAGGCCACTTCGCCCAGGGACAATGCCTCAGGTGAGATGGGCAACAGGCCACATTTCATGGCTGATACctgcaaccaaacaaacacaggtcaCATAAAACTATAACGCGTCATCGCCTGTGTTTGGATAGGGTAGAATTACTTTGCATATACTCTTCCTTACCGCGGCacctgcaggtgtgtgtatatgtacaatACACTTGACATCAGGCCGTGCAGCATAGATTGCAGCGTGTAGGACGAAGCCGGCCTGGTTCACCCCGAGATTGGTGCTGCCCCGGTCCACTATCTCACCTTGAAGGTTGATCTTCACCTAGAGAGCAAGGCAGACAACGAGGGGTTACTCAAAGAAAAGGTTTACCGACTTGAAATGAATCTCAAGCAGACAGCAGGCAGGCACTTGTTTCAACATATTTTAATCACGAGGAATGAACTCATCTAGAGGAAGAAATAAGGAAACTAGTTCATTCAGTGATAGAAAGAAAAGACGTGCAGTTTTAATAGAGATCAGCACAGATTCTCACCAGACTGGAGGCGGTGACTTCACTGTACAGCAGCCCAAAAGGGACAATTAGGAAGCGCTCCTGGTCTGAGTTCACCCTGACCTAAAAGAGCAGAAAACATGTTAGATTATAATGTTGCATGAATTGTGCATGAGACAATTGATTAATAAAAGGCGGTTGGATGGGACAAAAGTAGTAGCCAAACTATATTAACTAAgttcctgttgtttttacacctgCAAGCGCCTTTCAAGTTTCTTTCAGCTCATGCAGTATCTTTACCTCACACCTCTTGCTCTTTGCAAATGATAGATTTACTAAAGGCTAGTGATGGGAAGTGATTTTATTGATACCAATGTCATTATCGATTCCCTCACTGATTCCTGATCAATTTTCTGTGTGGTAAAAACAGCAGGCCTACACGGGTTTGCAAAAGCTTTGTGGTTTAACCGCTGTTTCATTTGGAGCTGGTCAGACTGAGAGCCAACAGTCTGTGTCATCatctaaaatgaatgaaatgacaatatttatacattattcaTGATCATTCAGTTTGTCTTAGTCAAAGAAAAATCTGCTAATCCTGTCTGCGTGGTGCTAAAGGTATAACAGGATATTTACCCTTAGTAACAGACACACTGCTGGAAGGGATAATCAAAGTGTCAAATACACGGCACTCTTGGAATCCTATGTGGTGTAGGAAGATGTTTGCTGGCATTTCCACACTTActtaaaattataattttacaGACAACTAGCagtgctttctttctttctttctttctttctttctttctttctttctttcatgaaACTACGCTTTGGACCGTTCCTTACTCTCCGATGTGACTCCAGACTTTGACATCATTGTTACACCCAACTTTCAGTAAAACATGCCACTAATCAATAAAAGGGAACCGATAAGTTCTGAGGCACGTGATTCAGTCAACATGGTGGGTAATATTATAGAGACCGAAGCCCATCTTACTGAAAGGTGGTTGTAGATGAGCTGCGACCAGCCGAACAAGTCAGTGAGCCGATAAAAGGCAGCCAGCTTGCAGCGAAGCAGCTTCTCGCCTTTGTCATAGGAAATAGAGTCTGAGCCACGCAGATCATTCACTGGCGTCACCATGCCCAAACCtaggagggagagatgaggtcagagaggaagacaacatttgtttatatgaaagaagttgtaaataataataatagtgaggAGACAGGGAGACTACAAGGGCAGAAATCCAGTGCTCTGTACAGGAGCAAGTAGGAAACAAATGCTAacaggacacaaaaaaaaatctgacttgcAGATAATTAGACAACTGGACTCTTTGTCCAGAAATTTAATTTGGCATACGCTGCATTACTCATTGTGAACAGACATCGCAGGGCTAAGGTCAAAAAGTCGTgggcgcacacacagacacacactctcattcTCTTCTCTGCTTACTCATGTTGAGCGCCGCCATGCCTCCTTGTGGTGCAGCGGGATACATAGAAGGCATGCTGGTGGTCATGAAGTCTGCGATCTGCTGCAGAGCCAACAGGCTAGTGGGCGTCTTGCCCTTCTTCAGCTGATCCTGGATCATTGTCTCCAGCTCATCGCAGAATGCCTGCcggtcaacaacaacacacgcacacacacagaaacacaaagaagtgtaagagcaaaaaaacaaaatgtatagAGACACAATgacccaaaaacaaagcagaaaagggCACAAAGAGgtcaaagacacagaaaaggtTTCAGAACTAACCCCCGTATTTAGGAAATTAAATATCCTGATACAATTTTAACAACTACAGTAACGTATTTTACATTTACTACAAATCCACATCCACTGATCAGGTTTGGTCAGTTTTCAGTTCAATGTAGTGTTAAAATGAACGTGCAGAAACTTGCTCGAGACATCACACTCTGCTTTTATTGCAGTCAGTATGTCGTCTGTATGATGCAATACAGCTCAACGTCAGAGCTGGATTGTTATTTTAGCTGCATGTACCCAATAAAATGACAGCTGTGTAATGCAACAGTACATGAgggtgagacaaaaaaaaggtcagaaaaagGTTAACAGCTTGATGCCTCTACCAGCACCTGATATGAACTTAATGAAGGAAAAGCCTCATATAAACACCACTCTGGGCCTTTTTTAGGACTTGAATACATCAGTGCTTTTCATACATACAATAGGCCTTTAAAAACGGTGCTGTTCTCTGGTATTCAACTGGTCACAGACACGCTGTCGATGAGAAATAAACTGGATCCATCATGTGATGTTGAGAAGGCTGCTGCCTTTACACTCAAAGAGTCTATTCACAACTGCTTGTTATGGCGGTGTGTATTCGTCAACTGTGACTATTTCATATAAGAAAATGTGTCTGCCACTGAATATGAACGTATGAATGATCTTATCTTGCACTGACCGGGCTCTGTAGTATCATGGAGACCCTCTTTCTCTGTTCCATCATGTTGAAGTCCTGTCGCAGGTCGGGTGccatgtttctctccctctggtAGTCTGGGTTGCTCTCGTCCACCCGGTCGAAGTACCGCTCCTTGTGGGGGGCTGTGGTGGGAGGGGGAGCCGTCACCACCCCGGCACCTGACTCGCCGTTCATCTTGGGCTGGCCTCCTGTAGAGAGAGCGATGGcgattacttttttaaaaatgtttctaagATTCCTCTCTAAACCTGAGTAATGTATCAAAGTTTTTCAAAGTACAGTACGCCTACCCAGTGACCCAGAGTTTGTCAAGTACATGAGTGTGCAGTCATGAAGATAGAAAAATCCCGCTGATCATCCCTTCTCAGATGATCCAAACTAAATGCCAGGTGGGGTGATGATGGCCACATGCACACTGGATTTTCTATCATGTGGTCACTGATGTGCATTGTTTTATGTGAGCCTGTGTGGTGGGTCATAGCGTGTGTTTTATGCTCGAGTCTTTGCGTGAGTGTTTGCGCTTCATAATAAGAGTTGAAGTTGAAAATTAAAAGAGCTGGAGtcaatatttaaaacaacaaagcacAAAAATGATTAATCAGTATAAAAGCAAGTCAAAATATGgttaaaacatttatcacaGACTAATAATTCATATTATGAAGCTATCCATATTTGAACTTCAAATACTGTCTGctttaaactttttatatctaacaaatataataaagaatatTAGCATGAGACAAAAAGATGTTGACAGAGGGACATGGGAAGTCTTAAGAGGAAATGAACATCATAAGTCATTAGACCAGAAAGCCAATCGCACAGACCACACTCTCCCTTACTTCCTGTCAAGATCATGTGACCACTCTCCCCAGCTCAGTGCTCTCATTGATTTCCACAATGTGTTTCCTGGAATCACAACACTCAACTGTCAAGGCTGggcagaggaaaggaaaacaaaaactggaAGCATGACCAGGGGTCTCCTTTCATTTGGCTTGAAAAACATTAGACGAAGTCTAAGTCTTAATCATCACTCGGGAAGTTGTGATGTAATCTAATGTATGCTGTGGATCGATAATCAACATCTAGCTCTAATGTCTTAGCATGTGTCCCCTTCAACTGACAAGACAGAGGGATTGCAGACATaaatagacagagagacagatttcCTATAGATCCATGTCCATCCAGCTGGCTGGGTGTATGTGAGGATAAATagtgtccacctgtctgtcacagCAGAGACTACTCGAGCACCGATTGTGAAGGACATGGACAGACTTAAGAGCGTcgggaaatgtgtgtgtgcaagcatgcatgtgtaatgggagggaggggggttgcTCTGGCAGAAAGTGATGCAGCCCATTAGTCCGCATCAATACAAATGTTCAGCCAAAACTACCATGACAACTACAGACCTAGCCCGAAGCATCCAGTATCACACTGAGAGCTGACAGAGACTCTCTGTGTTTCCGTCCTGCTTTCATtgcttttctgacattttgcaCAACACCAAGCCTTAACATTTCCACACGATCACCTGTTCCACTCaaggttttctttttgtgtattCATGCTGTTTGTCTAATTCTAGGCCAGCAATGTTTTGTTCAAGTTCACCCcataaaaagaaggaaaattCAAATTACTACAACATTATAACCTTGTAGAGAGAAAGGTGTAACAGAGCCCCAGATAAAACCTATAGACTGCACTAAAAATGGAAACATGAACACTGTTTCCTTTCTGCTGTCCATCGACCGTTTGTTAATAATTACCCTGAAATTAATATGAAAATTAATTtacaattaaatacatttaaatatgcaattTAAAAAGTCACTGTTACTTTGCTAAGCTTGGCTGCTTAGCTTCTAGCAggactgtttttaaatttactaAAACCAGATTCAGCGACCACCTTGTTTATGTAGGATAACAAACTAACTTGCTAAGATTGTTTATTCATTATCACTGGCATATTTCAATGTCAGCTTGCAGGGAAAATAAATAGGCTTAATTTAGCTTTGACCAACGCTAACCATGGCTATCTCACCGGCCAGCTATCTGTAACTGGATTTGATTGTTTGGTTATGAGCTGCATTTAGTAACTATAACTGCACATTCAATGTGTGGTTTTCTTAGAAATTATACAATTC from Larimichthys crocea isolate SSNF chromosome IX, L_crocea_2.0, whole genome shotgun sequence includes the following:
- the add1 gene encoding alpha-adducin isoform X5, whose protein sequence is MNGESGAGVVTAPPPTTAPHKERYFDRVDESNPDYQRERNMAPDLRQDFNMMEQRKRVSMILQSPAFCDELETMIQDQLKKGKTPTSLLALQQIADFMTTSMPSMYPAAPQGGMAALNMSLGMVTPVNDLRGSDSISYDKGEKLLRCKLAAFYRLTDLFGWSQLIYNHLSVRVNSDQERFLIVPFGLLYSEVTASSLVKINLQGEIVDRGSTNLGVNQAGFVLHAAIYAARPDVKCIVHIHTPAGAAVSAMKCGLLPISPEALSLGEVAYHDYYGILVDEEESVLIQRNLGPNSKVLILRNHGLVSVGETVEEAFYYIHNLVTACEIQVRTLASAGGPDNLVMLDPGKYKARPRVPEPAGDGSSAHPKWQVGEQEFEALMRMLDNLGYRTGYPYRCPALRDKAKKYSDAEIASSAHGGYSYGEDSDSGARSPLKHSFQRGQRDKTRWVNASEPCEDGPDGSSPKSKPKVWTNITHDHVKPLLQSLSSGVCVPSCITNCLWSKEDGLRQAAVANQFIPMNTNPKDVLEMRNKIREQNLQDIKTAGPQSQVLCASTVVERSFNQRLTIWQDAPLSDCTDTIDGLDVSEGSYSPAKSFRKGELVTASKAIIEKEYQPKVIVSKQGPNPFTKLTDQELEAYRKEVEQKQKGPEVQGRDDSKEGSASSVPCSEPEMLLGDQDSTPLHSPTFLKAPPAPTATPATPASEQDSSSCRLSSGAEPVQVGAGSAETVVDDVFSSTDEVLSAPDSPHKEFHCAVLRALSKESSMVDAAKADQAPDLEVEQVEPEEEPKDQKPTTTPPSTPIRAEEGDGNTKEYLLP
- the add1 gene encoding alpha-adducin isoform X11 — encoded protein: MNGESGAGVVTAPPPTTAPHKERYFDRVDESNPDYQRERNMAPDLRQDFNMMEQRKRVSMILQSPAFCDELETMIQDQLKKGKTPTSLLALQQIADFMTTSMPSMYPAAPQGGMAALNMSLGMVTPVNDLRGSDSISYDKGEKLLRCKLAAFYRLTDLFGWSQLIYNHLSVRVNSDQERFLIVPFGLLYSEVTASSLVKINLQGEIVDRGSTNLGVNQAGFVLHAAIYAARPDVKCIVHIHTPAGAAVSAMKCGLLPISPEALSLGEVAYHDYYGILVDEEESVLIQRNLGPNSKVLILRNHGLVSVGETVEEAFYYIHNLVTACEIQVRTLASAGGPDNLVMLDPGKYKARPRVPEPAGDGSSAHPKWQVGEQEFEALMRMLDNLGYRTGYPYRCPALRDKAKKYSDAEIASSAHGGYSYGEDSDSGARSPLKHSFQRGQRDKTRWVNASEPCEDGPDGSSPKSKPKWSKEDGLRQAAVANQFIPMNTNPKDVLEMRNKIREQNLQDIKTAGPQSQVLCASTVVERSFNQGELVTASKAIIEKEYQPKVIVSKQGPNPFTKLTDQELEAYRKEVEQKQKGPEVQGRDDSKEGSASSVPCSEPEMLLGDQDSTPLHSPTFLKAPPAPTATPATPASEQDSSSCRLSSGAEPVQVGAGSAETVVDDVFSSTDEVLSAPDSPHKEFHCAVLRALSKESSMVDAAKADQAPDLEVEQVEPEEEPKDQKPTTTPPSTPIRAEEGDGNTKEYLLP